DNA sequence from the Alosa sapidissima isolate fAloSap1 chromosome 13, fAloSap1.pri, whole genome shotgun sequence genome:
TTGATATAAATTGTAATTATTGTAATTGACCATTCTAAATGACTTGTTATTGTACACAATGTTGCATTAAATTTTACAAAAGAGACGAATTTAGTTAGCCTATGACTTGTTTCAAGCTGACCATGCACTGGTATGTTCTGTGTTCCGCTAACCTGACTGCAGTGGGAATAGATATTGACGGCGAAGTGGGAACCGGGAGTGAGGGTGAGTTCAGATGATTGGAGATGATCTTTGTGCTTTGTtattgtgcttgtgtttgtgaacAGATGGATTGGTGAACACAATGAGCATTGTGTTTATGACctgctatgtctgtgtgtgtgagaacctgTTTCTAAAGTGAGTATGTCTCAGCGACTGTCATCTGATATGGGTGGTTGCCTCATGATTACCTGTGGCACAAGTTTAAGCAGTAAAGTTTAAGTTTAGTTGGTCAATGATCACCCACAGAATGTGTTTCTGGAATGAGTTTACTGAGGATGTTTCTTTGACTCTCCTCTGATACAGTATAAGAGGTTATTTCTTGATGATTTTGCAATagttttgttcagtttgttgagATTATAGGTTTGGTTGGTGAATGTCCATTTTTATGCATGCAGAGGACACCAAACCCAAGGCCAATGGTAGAGGAAGGCAAGCCGCGGGCAGAAGGGGCAAGAAGATGGAGAGCGAAGATGCAGAGGATGATGAAGACAAAGACGACGAAGCTCCTCGGAACAAACGAGCGGCCAACAGGAGGAAGGCGGGAAAGAAAGCCAAGGACACTGAGGACGAAAGCGAAGGGGAGTCCAAGGCAGGGGGCAGAGGGAGGAACAAGAAGGGGGGAGGGAAAAAAGGGAAGGAGGAGCAGAAGGGCAAAGGGAAAGGAAAAGACgataaaaagaagaagaaaggcaAAGGAAGCAGGTACAACACCATCTAACTGGGGTGAACTGTTAACAGGGGCTAGACTAGAAACTGAAGTATTCAtgaaatgtgtggtgaaaagagaaatgtaaatgtattgacCTTGTCCCTCCCTTTTCTCATAAAAGCTCGGACTCCAAGACCGATTCTGATGAGGAGTCCATGTCCGAAGGAGAGTTGGCCCGACTcacagaggaggtggaggagaagaagaagctcATTGCCATCATCAGAACCAAGCCATGGCGTATGAAACGCCGCCTGACAGTTCTCAAGTAATGCACCATGGTGATAAAAAGCGGAATCCATGCCaaaatcagtggtgttgtgaagacataCAGGTTTAGGTGGTGGCGTCATTAGGTTATTATTAATTCTCTGTTTGAAGACTGTGTTCAAATATTTGCGAGCAACTAGTTTGTTTAAGATGATTAacattatttcaaacataaaGTGGTTGGTTGGTTCTGGTTGCAAATGAATTTCAACAGTTTTCAGACAATAACGTACCTTGGTATGTGGGCAATATCAGATTATATGCTCTGAATAGAATGATGCCAACCATATGTGAGAAAGCAGTTATCAGCGGAAACCTTTGATGAAGTAAAAACTTCAAAGAAGAGTCACATTTCAGAACATCAGGTAAACTGGCACATCGTAGAGGAAGGAAGGGAAATTGTAGGTGTGATGGCAGATGGACAGAAAGAACAATGAAAGAACAAGAAGAAGATAGACAATATCTAGAAATGAGAAAGAATTCTCAGGAAGTCAAATTCTATTCTTAGAAGATATGCTGACAAAAGCAGAGGAAATAAGACAGGTGCTGGGTATGCAAGAAAGAATGAAATAAAGTTAAAAAAGTCAAATGCATAATGGCAAATAGCTTTACATGCAAACCTTGGCATAGACTAGATGTCATCATTCTCCAGCATTAAAACCTAAAATATTTAACTGCACTAAATATTATgattttaattgtgtatttccaGAGAGTCCCAGGAGTTTGTGGACAAATTTGAAGGTGCTCTGGGGGGGAAGGGCAAAGGAAGAGCATGGTTTGCCTACAAAATGATGATGAAGAAGGTAGAAGAAATGTGTCTTGTCAATAGTGATTTTTTGTATTGTGAGAACTGACAGATTTAGTTGGTAATTTCCTTATACCTTATTGGTTTACAGAAATGGATGAAGTTTCAgaaagattttgaaaatttcagGACATCCTGCATACCATGGGATAGGAAGATCAAAGAAGTGGAATGTAATTGTTTCCCTAAACTTATTGTGCACTATTTGTCATGTTATTGTGACTAAAATGGCAGAGAGTGTGTCATGGAATTAGACTCAGTCAATATCCCTCTCATGTAGAAGAACTGATTTACTTATTTGAAAAGAAGATAATTGATGGAACTTATTTGAGGGAGAAAATATGACGGAAAAAACACAGTCACAAAAGATACTGCCATCATGTGGAGAACTGTGGTACATCAACAATGTTAGCGCCCTTAACAAATGTACATCTTTGTTCAATGCGTCTACATAAAATATTTACCTCTGCATAAAACATTTAGATAATTTACTGAGGTAAATTTGTTGAAATTGGCTTGGAGGCACTTTAATCCTATGTATTTGTGACTGGGTCTCCAGGTCACTTTGGGTCATCGGTGGCCTCCTACTTCATGTTCTTGCGGTGGATGTACGGTCTGAACCTGGTGCTCTTCAGCTTAACGTTTGGGCTTGTGGTCCTCCCCGAGGTCAGCGGTCACTCAGAGGTCACATTGTtgctgtgtgtagtgtagtatgAATGCATACATTAACATTTCTAATAGGTAATGTGATGACAGGTTCTAATGGGGCTACCATATGGATCTATACCTCGGAAAACAGTACCTAGAGCTGAACAGCCTACGGCTATGGATTACTCTGTTCTTATGGACTTCAATGTGAGTTAGCTAATACAGAATACTCCATCTAACCATTCTTGTATATTCAATAAATGCAATTTATATGTATTAGCAACTTCACTAATCTATCATAAAGCCCAGACAAATGTCAACATTCCCCTGTACATTTTTGTGATATATCTGTTCTATATATTAACAAAAAGTGTTGGTtaaaccagtgtttttcaaccactgtgccggggcacactagtgtgccgtgagatcatcaggtgtgccgcagaaaattacccaaatgtcactcactggtccagaaaagcaactgttgcatcaaagaatgtataaccacatgctctcattgattgtatgattgcactatttgtggtatgcaggcattgtacaacgagGGCCCCATATCCactattcacagaatcatcacatatccagttcataacaacaattaaattagatatagtcacctacaaatgaaacagagggcgcttgttttattgagcaggtcttgcatagaagccataataaggccatatctgtgtatttgaaattttaggctatggtatgtttattttttcttcacacaggatgttagtgtgccgtgggactttttaagtgtcaaaagtgtgccgtggcacaaaaaaggttgaaaaacactgggttAAACTACAAATCATTTTACATCTCTATGTATACATGTATTGCAGGGTTACTGCAAATACTCAGTGCTTTTCTATGGGTACTACAATGACCAGAGGACCGTTGGGCCTCTGAAATTCCGACTGCCACTCTCTTATCTATTGGTAGGGATTGGGAGCTTTGGCTACAGCCTCATGGTTATCATTAGAACGTGAGTCCACCTATAGCACCAGTACAGACTGTTGAAGATATTGCATTTTCCTGTAATGTACAGTTAAAGTGGATATgaattgaaaagaaaaacatgtatgttgtcatgttgttccATGTCAGAATGGCTAAAAATCAGGATGTCGGCGGTGGGGATGATGCAGATAATGAGTTCACTTTCTCCTGGAAGATGTTCACCAGCTGGGATTACCTTATCGGAAATCCTGAGACAGCGGATAACAAATACGCCTCAGTCACCACAAGCTTCAaggcaacaacacacacactcacactgtatTAATAGAgacagtggtagtgtagtggctaaggagctgggctaggatacagtagcctgaaaagatGTGGGCTAGGatacagtagcctgaaaagatgtgggttcaattcccgcctTCCACTGTTGGGTCCTTGAGCAGGGCACTTACagtaaccctgagttgctctggggacaatggcccttgtaatataattgacatatgtaagtcacttggAGTAAATTAATAAAAGTAAATTATTATTCAGACACATATACTAAAGGCATCTGTCAGTATCAGTGATGATGGATAAAACTACAGTACAGCTGAATTGGCAAATGACCTTGTTTACTTCATCATTTTATTCacaaaatgtaatattttgtTATAATCCTTCCTTTTACAAAGTATCACACAGGAACAACCTCATGTGAAAATTGCAGGACTATGATTTTTGTTCTGGTTTTCATATAAGGATAGGCTATGATGTCGCTGTCATTTGTGAACTCTTGCAGGAGTCCATCGTGGACGAGCAAGAGAACCAGAAAGATGAGAACATCCACCTGCGGAGGTTCCTGCGGGTGCTGGCGAACTTCATGATCACCTGCACCCTGGGAGGCAGCGGCTACCTCATCTTCTTTGCGGTCTCGCGGTCACAGGAGTTTGCCAACAGGGATGACATTGGGTGGTACGAGAAAAATGAGGTACTGTGGATTAAACAATTATGACCTAAACATGAGAACACGTGATCTAAAATAAGCAAGGATTCTCCTTTATTTGGACCACTACATTGACCA
Encoded proteins:
- the LOC121679603 gene encoding transmembrane channel-like protein 2-A; translation: MLTMHWYVLCSANLTAVGIDIDGEVGTGSEEDTKPKANGRGRQAAGRRGKKMESEDAEDDEDKDDEAPRNKRAANRRKAGKKAKDTEDESEGESKAGGRGRNKKGGGKKGKEEQKGKGKGKDDKKKKKGKGSSSDSKTDSDEESMSEGELARLTEEVEEKKKLIAIIRTKPWRMKRRLTVLKESQEFVDKFEGALGGKGKGRAWFAYKMMMKKKWMKFQKDFENFRTSCIPWDRKIKEVECHFGSSVASYFMFLRWMYGLNLVLFSLTFGLVVLPEVLMGLPYGSIPRKTVPRAEQPTAMDYSVLMDFNGYCKYSVLFYGYYNDQRTVGPLKFRLPLSYLLVGIGSFGYSLMVIIRTMAKNQDVGGGDDADNEFTFSWKMFTSWDYLIGNPETADNKYASVTTSFKESIVDEQENQKDENIHLRRFLRVLANFMITCTLGGSGYLIFFAVSRSQEFANRDDIGWYEKNEVEIIMSLLGLVCPPLFETIAELEDNHPRIALKYQLGRVFALFLGNLYTFLFALFDEVNNKLEEEVDIKNNSVWFLKEYLANFSMYNNDSEATAPPINPADAIRGPCWETSVGLEFVKLTVSDIQVTYLTILIGDFLRAFIVRFLNYCWCWDLEAGFPSYGEFDISGNVLGLVFNQGMIWMGAFYAPGLVGINVLRLLSSMYYQCWAVMCCNVPHERVFKASKSNNFYMGLLLLILFLSLLPVVYTIMSLPPSFDCGPFSGKAKMIDVVMETIALDLPAFIGTLFGYVANPGLIIPGVLLMV